From the genome of Amycolatopsis granulosa:
ACCAGGACCAGAAGCCGCGCAGGACGGGGTCGGTGATGCCGGCGGTGACACGGCTGCGAAAAGCTTCGTCGGCCAGCAGCTTGGGCAGGTCCGCGAGGGTGGCGACGCCTTCCTGGGTGCGGAGGGTGAGGCAGGCCGCGCGCATCACGTCGTCCGTGCGCGGGCCCCAGAACGCCGAGTAGACCCGGCGGAACACGGACACGAGGTTGTCCACCATCAGGTCCGTTTCGCCGCCGTCCAGCGGGTTCAGGCAAGGTGGGCGCGCCTTGCTGTCGGCGTCGAAGAGCACGACCCGGTCGGCCGCAGAGCGAGGCAACCGAGACAGGACGTCGGTGACGAGATCGCCCTTGGGATCGATCAGGACGGTTCCGCGGCCGGCCTCGGCGTCGGCCAGGACCATGGTGGCCAGCAAGGTCGACTTGCCGGTTCCGGTCGCGCCCAGAACGTGGAGGTGGTGCCGGGCGTCGGGCACCCGTAGCGCGACGGGCCGCTCGTGGCCGGCATCGGTGACGCCGATGGGTTTCGCGTCGGGACCTTGGACAGCGATGCCGGGCGGGGGTGCGATGGCGCGGGCTCCGGCGCGCTGCAGCCCGGGGATGGCCTCGTCGGTTGGGAGGTGGGCGATTGCGGCCAGCTCGGGCACCGAGAGCAGGTCGCCCCGTGTCAGGAGCCTGGAGTCGATCACCTGGCCGGGGTGGCGGAGGCTGCGCCGGGTGTAGTAGTTGTGCTCGGTGTAGGAGGCGAAGGAGGCTGCGAGGGCGTGGGCCCGGCCGCGGGCGACCTGTCGAGCCGAGCGGACCTCCTCGGCGGCGGCGTCGGCGGGGAGAAGTGTGGCGACGGCGTAGCGGACGACGGTCTCGAACTGGCTGCCGCGCTGCTTGGCGACGATCGCCCGGTTCTGCGCACCGTACTCCAGCGAGGTCTGCGGATCGCTGTGCAGAGTTTTCGTCCGGGTCGCGGCTGATCGCCGGGTCCGTGGGGCGCCTGGCGTGATCGTGTCCAGCATGCGGCCGACCAGGCGCGCCGAGCCGCCGGTGTGGACCTGCCGGGCGACGCGGCGGGCACGCTGAACCCGGCGCCCGGCGACCGGCCGGGCCAGGATCTGCACGCAGGCGTGCTCGTTGCCACCGAGCCCGACCGGCGCGCCGATCAACGCGCGGACCGGGTCGGCCTCGAAGTCCGTGCGGATCGGCAGCGCCTCCGGCCGGGCGAGCCGCAGCTCGCCGCCGACCACGAGCCTCCGCTCGCCCTCGCGTGGAGCGGGTAGCGGCGGCTCAGCAGGCCGTACCCGCGTGTGGGCGCCGGGCCAGGCGGCCTCGATGGCGCGCTCGACGAGGCCGGGTGGGATGACGCCGGGCACCCACAGCCGGATCGCGACGCCGGCCTCGGAGAACACGTACTCGCAGGCGACGTGCGGCTGTCCGGTGAGCGCTCGTCGCCAGCCAGGCCGCAGCAGCCCCACGAGGTTGGACCACAACGCGGCACCGCCGGCGGGATCGACACTGGGTGGCGCGAGGACGGTGACCTGACGCGCGTTGTCGACGAGGCGCTCATGGCACCGTCGCACCCACCACCGCCGCCCGGCCAGCACTACCGTGGTCAGGACGGCAAGCACCGGCAGGGCGACTGGGCCATCATCCGCAGCGAGGTCGCGAAGCCGGTTCAGCAGTGCGATCAGCGCGCCGCCAGGGTCGCGCAGGTAGTTCTCAAGCCAATCTGTAGCGGCGAGATGCGTAGCCGGTATCCACATGGGACTGGTCCTCGGAGAGTCAAGCGGCGTCGAGGCTGATCTCGTCGCCTTCGAGGGGCTGAGGCCCCAGGTCGACGAACGCCGCAGCCTGGTCGTCGTCCTGCTCGGCGAGTTCGGCCGGGTTGCTGGTGATCAGGTAGTGCTCGGTTGGCGAGGCCACGCTTTGGAAGGCGACGCGCTGGGTTCCGGTGGACAGCAGTCCCTGGCCGCGGTCGGCTGCGAGCAGGAACTGGCGTTCTCCGGCGGAAAGGGTGAAGGTGCGGGCGATCTCGTCGATGGCCTGCGGGGCTTGCCGGAGCAGGATCTGGGTGGCCGCGTTGGCCACGACGGCTTTGCCGAGATCGGTGCCGAGGACGTCGTCGACGTCCTGGGTCGCCACCGTCAAACCGGCCCAGTACTTGCGGAAGGCTTTCGCCGAACGGAACAGGAACTCGGCGCCTGCCTTGTCCTGCAACAGCAGCCATGCCTCGTCCACCGCGACCATGCGCGGTCGGCGGTTCGCCGGGTTCGACACTCGCCGCCAGACGACGTCGAGCGTGAGCAGCGTGCCGATCGCTTTCAGCTCGTCGGGCAGATCGCGGAGGCTGAAGACCACGAGGTGTCCCTCGG
Proteins encoded in this window:
- a CDS encoding type IV secretory system conjugative DNA transfer family protein, whose product is MWIPATHLAATDWLENYLRDPGGALIALLNRLRDLAADDGPVALPVLAVLTTVVLAGRRWWVRRCHERLVDNARQVTVLAPPSVDPAGGAALWSNLVGLLRPGWRRALTGQPHVACEYVFSEAGVAIRLWVPGVIPPGLVERAIEAAWPGAHTRVRPAEPPLPAPREGERRLVVGGELRLARPEALPIRTDFEADPVRALIGAPVGLGGNEHACVQILARPVAGRRVQRARRVARQVHTGGSARLVGRMLDTITPGAPRTRRSAATRTKTLHSDPQTSLEYGAQNRAIVAKQRGSQFETVVRYAVATLLPADAAAEEVRSARQVARGRAHALAASFASYTEHNYYTRRSLRHPGQVIDSRLLTRGDLLSVPELAAIAHLPTDEAIPGLQRAGARAIAPPPGIAVQGPDAKPIGVTDAGHERPVALRVPDARHHLHVLGATGTGKSTLLATMVLADAEAGRGTVLIDPKGDLVTDVLSRLPRSAADRVVLFDADSKARPPCLNPLDGGETDLMVDNLVSVFRRVYSAFWGPRTDDVMRAACLTLRTQEGVATLADLPKLLADEAFRSRVTAGITDPVLRGFWSWYEELTDSARSQVISPLMNKLRAFLLRPFVRAAIAGGRSTVDLREVLDGGICLVRIPKGSLGEETTRLVGSLVVARTWQAITGRARIPQRRRRDASLVIDECHNFLNLPYPIEDMLAEARGFRTSMTLAHQHLGQLPRELREGISTNARSKIFFNASPEDARELSRHTAPRLSDHDLAHLGAYQAAARLVLNGGEAQPFTLRTRPLPPAIPGRAREIRAAARRKASARAIDSAPTAPRHDRVSGPRSADPRRSE